TCCAGGTACAGCACGGCTTCTTTCTGGGCGGGGTTCAGGCCGTGGCCTATGGGTGCGCTGTCGGACATGGGTCAGATTTCAAGGGGGTCCACTTCCAGCTGCCAGCGCACGCGCGCCTCGGCCGCCATGGCGGGCAGGTACACCGACCACGCGGCCAGGAACGCCTGCAGGGCGGGCCGGCTGGTGCTTTCCAGCAGCAGTTGCGCGCGCTCGATATTGGCCACGCGCACCACGCGCAGCGGCACCGGATCGTACAGGGTCAGCGCGGCAATGCCGGGAAAATCGCTGTCGGCGGCCAGCGCACGCGCCTGCTGCAGAAACGCCAGCGCCTGGGCCAGCTCGCGCGCTTCGGAAGTCAGCAGCGCCTGATAGGCAAACGGCGGCAGGCCGGTGGTCTCGCGTTCTTCGAGCGCGTGGCGCGCAAAGCCGGCGTAATCGTGGCGCAGCAAGGCCTGGTACACAGGCTGCTCGGGGTAGCCCGTCTGGATCAGCACTTCGCCGCCGCCGCTGTGGCGGCCGGCCCGCCCCGCCACCTGCATCAGCTGGGCGAACAGGCGCTCGGGCGCGCGAAAGTCATGCGCGAACAGCATCGAATCGGCATTGAGCACGCCCACCAGGCCCAGGCGCGCGAAATCGTGCCCCTTGGCCACCATCTGGGTGCCGACCAGGATATCGACCTCGCCCGCATGCACGGCCGCGAACAGGGTTTGCGCGCTGCCCTTCAGGCGCGTGCTGTCGGCATCGATGCGCGAGATGCGCGCCTGGGGAAACAGCTCGGCCAGGTGCTCTTCGACCCGCTGCGTGCCGCGGCCCATGGGCTCCAGGTCCTGGTCGCCGCATTCGGGGCAGGCGCGCGGCACCGGCGCCTGGTAGCCGCAGTGGTGACAGTGCAGCCGATGGCCGCGGCCGCTGGTTCGATGCAGCACCGTAAAGGCCGAGCAGCGCGGGCAGTGGCTGACCCAGGCGCACGACGCGCAGTGCAGCACCGGCGCGTAGCCGCGGCGGTTCAGAAACACCAGCGACTGCTCGCCGCGTTCCAGCCGCTGGCCGATGGCGTCGGTCAGTTGCGGCGACATGCCCTGGCGCATGGCCAGGCGCCGCGTGTCGATCAGCCGCACCGCCGGCAGGCTGCTGGCCCGCGCGCGGCCCGGCAGCGCCAGCCGCAGGTAATGGCCGCGCGATGCGTGGTGCCAGCTTTCCAGCGAGGGCGTGGCCGAGCCCAGCACCACCGGAATGTCCAGGTCGCGCGCGCGCCACACGGCCAGGTCGCGCGCCGAATAGCGCAGACCGTCCTGCTGCTTGTACGAGGCATCGTGCTCTTCGTCGATCACGATCAGGCCCAGCTCGGCCAGCGGCGCGAAAATCGCCATGCGCGTGCCCAGCAGCATGCGCGCCTGGCCCCGCTGCGCGCGCACCCACGCCTGCAGGCGCTCGCCGTCGGACAGGCCGCTGTGCATGACGGCCAGGCCATCCGCGCCCAGCACCGATTCCAGGCGGGCGCGCAGCGCGCCTTCGAGCTGCGGCGTCAGGTTGATTTCGGGCACCAGCAACAGCACCTGCCGCCCCGCCGCCAGCACGCGCTGCGCGGCGCGCAGGTAGACCTCGGTCTTGCCGCTGCCGGTAACGCCGTGCAGCAGCACCGGCTTGAAACCGGCCAGGCCGGCAACGGCCTCGACGGCCGCCTGCTGGTCGGCGTTGAGTTCGGGCGCCTGGTCGGGCGGCGTGGGCGCGGCCGCCGCCTTGGGCTTGCGCGCCTCCAGCCGCGCCACCGGCCCCTGCCCCGAACGCTTGCCCTGGTAGGCCGACGGTTTGCGCAGCGGCGGCGGCATGGCCGGCAGCATCACCTCGCCCAGCGGCCGCTGGTAGTAGTCGGCCGCAAAGCGCGCCAGCCGCAGCCAGTCGGCCGGCAAAGGCGGCAAATCCTGCAGTACCTGCTCGACATCGCGCACCTGGGCGGCATCGACCGACGGCTGCCCTGGATTGTCGACCACCACGCCCACCAGCTTGCGCCGGCCGAACGGCACGATGACGCGCGTGCCCACGGGCACGACGGCCTGGGCGCGGTAGTCGAACAGGCCGGCCAGCGGAACGTCCAGCGCCACACGCACCCAGATGTCCGCATGCAAGCCGCTGCCGCCGGGCGCGTCAGGCATGGGAAACGAAAACGGAAAGCATGGCGAAAGACTTTTGCAAGTTAAAGTGAATTCTTGGTTTTGCAGCTAACAGATTGTCAGGCCGGAGTGAAACGCTGAATTCACAGCAGCCTGTGGATAACTTTGGGGAAAAACATGCAACAACCTTGGCACATGTCAATATGAATAGCGCAGCAGCATATGCCGGCATGCCACCACACGATTATTTCCTTTTTATATTCATATACTTATAAACGCTTTCCAGAACCGCTGCCAGCTAATTCGGGTTATCCCGAGTTGTCTCGCTGCTGTGCACAAGTGTGGTCAAGGAACACGCTGGCAGAGCCTTCCAGCGCGCTAGCGGCCACTTACTCAGGCGTGCATGGCGCGGCTGTACGTGTGCACTTCGTCGACCAGCTCCGCCACGACTTCGGGCGGTGTGTACTGCGAAATGCCGTGTCCCAGGTTGAACACATGGCCGCCCTTGCCCACCGGGCCGAACGCATCCAGGGTACGCCGGGCCTCGGCGCGGATGGCCGCGCCGCCGCCGAACAGGGTCATCGGGTCCAGGTTACCCTGCAGCGCCACGGCGTCGCCGGTGCGCTGGCGCGCCTGGCCCAGGTTCACCGTCCAGTCCAGCCCCACGGCGTCGCAGCCGCAGCCGGCGATGGATTCGAGCCACTGCCCGCCTCCCTTGGTGAACACGATGACGGGCACGCGCCGGCCCTGGTGTTCGCGGACAAGCCCGTCCACCACCTTGCGCGTGTAGGCCAGCGAAAACTGCTGGAACAGGCCATCGGCCAGTACGCCGCCCCAGCTGTCGAACAGCATGACCGCCTGGGCGCCGGCCTGGATCTGCGCGTTCAGGTAGCGCAGCGTGGCCTGCGCGTTGATATCGAGAATACGGTGCAGCAGATCGGGCCGGGCGTACAGCATGGTCTTGATGAGCCGATAGTCGTCGCTGCCGCGGCCTTCGACCATGTAGCAGGCAATGGTCCAGGGGCTGCCGGCGAAGCCGATCAGCGGCACCTTGCCGTCGAGTTCGCGGCGAATGACGGCCACGGCGTCGAAGACATAGCGCAGCGATTCCATGTCGGGCACCGCCAGGCGGGCCACGTCGTCTTCAGTGCGCAATGGCCGCGCAAAGCGCGGGCCCTCGCCGGGAGCGAAATCGAGCCCCAGGCCCATGGCATGCGGCACGGTAAGAATGTCGGAAAACAGGATGGCCGCATCCAGGTCGTAGCGCGCCAGGGGCTGCAGCGTGACTTCGGCGGCATAGTCGGGGTTTTGCGCCAACCCCATGAACGAGCCGGCGCGCGCGCGCGTGGCGTTGTATTCGGGCAGATAGCGTCCGGCCTGGCGCATCAGCCAGATGGGGGTATAAGGGACGGGCTCGCGCAGCAACGCGCGCAAGAACACGTCGTTCTTCAGGGGAGCAGCGGACACGACTATCCTTTAAAATCGGAAGCCGTGATTTTACCCTTCGCTGAAGGCGCCGGCCGCGATGCGGGACAAGCCGCGCGCGGGCCAGGAACGGCGCGGCTAGCCCGGTGCGCCGGGACGGCCGTCGGCGCCCTGGCGATAGGGCGCGGCGTCGATGCGGTGCTTGCGCATCAGCGCCCAGAATGCGCGCCGGTGCTTGCTGGATGCCCGCGCCGCCCGGGCCACGTTGCCGGCGTGGCGCGACAGCGCGCGGCGCAGGTATTCGCGTTCGAAGCCGGCCACCACGCGCGCCTTGGCCTGGCGGAAGGGCTCGTCGTCCTGGATGGCTTCCTGGGCGTGCAGCGCGGCCAGGGCGGATTCGAGGCGGGCCCGCGTGGCGGCCCGGCGCGAGGCGGTGCGGGCGCCGTAAAGCGGCGCCGGTTCGCGGACGGCGTAAGTGGCACTGGGAACGCGGGGGGCTCCGGCAGCGCTGCCCGGGGTGCCGGGCGGCACGGGCATGGCGGCGGGCTGCACGGCGCGGCGCAGGCGTATCAGGCGAGCCCGTAGTTCGTCGGTGCAGGCCGGAGCCCGGATGAAATCGGCGGCGCCCAGCGCCAGCAGGTCGAGGATGGCGGGCGCGGTGATGTCGAACACCAGCGCCACCAGGGGCGTGCGCGGCCCGCCGCCGGCATTGGCTAGCACCGTGCGCACCCATGACAGCGACGCCGGCGCCACGGGCACCAGGCAGCCGTCGAAGCGCCGCAGCGCCAGGCGCGCCCGCGCCAGCAGGCGGGTATCGGGCGCGCCCGGCGCCAGCGCGGACAGTTCCTGGGCATGCAGCCGCAGGCGGCCCTGCTGGCCCTGCTGGCGGCCAACCCAGTCTTGGACCCAGGCCTCATGGCCGGGTGTCATCAGTACGGCGCAATCGAGTGTTTCACGCAAGACAGGCTCCTTGAAACATACGCAAAAAAAGCAAGCGTACGCGCCAGGTCTGCAGGGCGATATTCGCAGTTGCCACACTGCGGGTTATACGTAAAACGGGTATCAACAGGTTGATGCGACGCGCGCCATGCGCTACTTCAGGCTAGGTAGCCGCGCGCAAAAACGGAAAAGGGCGGCCGTAATGGCCGCCCTTTTTCGCCCTGGCGGCGCCGCGCATGGCGCGGCGCCCGGTGGCGCCTTAGTGCGTGTTGCGCGTCTGGCGCAGCTTGCGGGCTGCGATGGCCTGTGCGGCCAACATGGCGAGCTCGGCTTCGACAACCGCGATGTCGGCCTTGTCCTTGGCGTTGCGCAAGGCCTCTTCGGCTTTCTCGCGCGCCTCCACGGCGCGGGCTTCGTCCAGGTCGGCGGCACGGATGGCCGTATCGGCCAGCACGGTGACCATGCCCGGCTGCACTTCCAGGATGCCCCCGGCGACGAAGATGTTTTCCTCGCCTCCATCGGTACGGACGATCTTGACCGTCCCGGGGCGTATGCGCGAAATCAGCGGGGTGTGCCCGGGCAGGATGCCCAGCTCGCCCGCTTCGCCAGGCAGCGTCACGAACTTCGCCTCACCGGCGAAGATCGCTTCTTCAGCGCTGACGACATCCACTTGCAGGGTAGCCATGTGAGCTCCTTATTGCAGTTTCTTGGCCTTCTCGAAGGCTTCGTCGATGGTGCCGACCATGTAGAACGCCTGTTCGGGCAGCGCGTCGCACTCGCCTTCGACAATCATCTTGAAACCGCGGATGGTCTCGGCCAGCGGCACGTACTTGCCGGGCGAACCGGTAAACACTTCGGCCACGTGGAACGGCTGGGACAGGAAGCGCTGGATCTTGCGCGCGCGGGCCACGGCCTGCTTGTCGTCGGGCGACAGTTCGTCCATGCCCAGAATGGCGATGATGTCGCGCAGTTCTTTGTAGCGCTGCAGCGTCTGCTGCACGCCGCGGGCCACTTCGTAGTGCTCTTCGCCCACGACTTGCGGGTCGAGCTGGCGGCTGGACGAGTCCAGCGGATCCACGGCCGGGTAGATACCCAGGGCGGCGATGTCGCGCGACAGCACCACGGTGGAGTCCAAGTGCTGGAAGGTGGTGGCGGGCGACGGGTCGGTCAGGTCGTCGGCGGGCACGTACACGGCCTGGATCGACGTGATGGAGCCGGTCTTGGTGGACGTGATGCGCTCTTGCAGCTTGCCCATTTCTTCGGCCAGCGTGGGCTGGTAGCCCACCGCCGACGGCATGCGGCCCAGCAGCGCCGACACTTCGGTACCGGCCAGGGTGTAGCGGTAGATGTTGTCGACGAAGAACAGGATGTCACGGCCTTCGTCACGGAACTTCTCGGCCATGGTCAGGCCGGTCAGGGCCACGCGCAGGCGGTTGCCCGGGGGCTCGTTCATCTGGCCGAACACCATGGCGACCTTGTCCAGCACCTTCGACTCTTCCATTTCGTGGTAGAAGTCGTTGCCTTCGCGGGTACGCTCGCCCACGCCGGCGAACACCGACAGGCCGCTGTGCTGCTTGGCGATGTTGTTGATCAGTTCCATCATGTTGACGGTCTTGCCCACGCCGGCGCCGCCGAACAGGCCGACCTTGCCGCCCTTGGCGAACGGGCACACCAGGTCGATAACCTTGATGCCGGTTTCCAGCAGCTCGACCGACGGCGACAGTTCGTCGAAGCGGGGAGCGTCCTGGTGGATGGCGCGCTTTTCTTCGTGCTCGATGGCGCCGGCTTCGTCGATGGGACGACCCAGCACGTCCATGATGCGGCCCAGCGTGCCGGTGCCCACGGGCACCGAGATGGGCGCGCCGGTGCCGGCGACTTTCATGCCGCGGCGCAGGCCGTCGCTGGAACCCAGCGCGATGGTACGCACCACGCCGTCACCCAGCTGCTGCTGCACTTCCAGCGTGAGGCCCTTTTCGGCGAACGGCGAGGTGTCGTCGGCCAGGGTAAGGGCTTCGTAGATCTTGGGCATTTGATCGCGGGGGAACTGAATATCCACCACGGCGCCGATGCACTGAACGATGGTTCCGTTGCTCATGTCGATTCCTTGCTTGATAGCATTTTGACGGGATGCAGGCTGCTCAGACGGCGGCCGCGCCCCCTACGATTTCCGAAATTTCCTTGGTGATCGCCGCCTGGCGGGTCTTGTTGTAGACCAGCTGCAGATCGCCGATGACCTTCTTGGCGTTGTCCGATGCCGCCTTCATGGCAACCATGCGGGCCGACTGTTCCGAGGCCATGTTCTCGGCCACGGCCTGGTACAGCAGGCCTTCGACGTAGCGCTGCAGCAGGTCGTCGATCACGCTCTTGGCGTCGGGCTCGTAGATGTAGTCCCAGCCGTAGTTCGACTTGACCTCGGCAGTTTCCGCCAGGGCCTCGGCGCCCGTCTGGAAGGGGTCATCCAAACCGCTGGCGAGCGGCAGCAGACGCAGGAACACGGGCTCTTGCTTCATGGTGTTGATGAAGCGGGTGGACGCCACGTACAGCGCATCGATCTCGCCGCTCAGGTAGGCGTCGAGCTGGACCTTGATGGCGCCCAGCAGGCGGTCGAGGTCGGGCTTGTCGCCCAGCTGCACTTCTTGCGAGACCAGATTGGCGCCGATACGGGTCAGCAGGCCCAGGCCCTTGTTGCCGAACGCCGTCGTCTGCACGCGGATGCCGCGCTGCTCGAATTCTTTGAGCTTGGCCAGCGTCACGCGGCTGACGTTGGTGTTCAGGCCGCCGCACAGCCCCTTGTCGGTGGTAACCAGCACCACGCCCACTGCCTTGGCGTCGCGTTCGGTCAGGTACGGATGGCGGTATTCGGGGTTGGCCTGCATCAGGTGCGCGGCAATCTCGCGCACCTTGGTGGCGTACGGACGACCCGCGCGCATCCGTTCCTGCGCCTTGCGCATTTTGGATGCAGCGACCATTTCCATCGCCTTGGTGATCTTGCGCGTGTTTTGCACGCTCTTGATCTTGGTTCGGATTTCCTTGATTCCGGGCATTGCGCTTTCCTGTTGTAACGGCTTGGCGGGATGCGGCCGGGGCTCGCCCCGCCCTACCGTAGGGCAGGCCCGAGGCCCGCCGCTACGCCAGACATTGCCTTAAAAAGCACCGTGCTTCTTGAAATCCTGGATGGCGGCAGCCAGTTCGGCTTCGTCGTCCTTGGACAGTTCCTTGGTGTCTTCGACACGCTGGATCAGGCCGGCATGCTTGGCCTTGAGTTGATCCTTCAGCGATTTTTCGAAGGCCAGGACCTGCGCCACGTCCACGTCATCCAGGTAACCGTTGTTGACCGTGTACAGCGTGACGGCCAGTTCCCACACTTGCAGCGGCTGGTATTGCGGCTGCTTGAGCAGTTCGACCACGCGCTTGCCGCGTTCGAGCTGGCGACGGGTGGCGTCGTCGAGGTCGGAGGCGAACTGCGCGAAGGCGGCCAGTTCACGGTACTGGGCCAGGTCGGTACGGATACCGCCCGACAGCTTCTTGATGACCTTGGTCTGGGCCGCACCGCCCACCCGCGACACCGAGATACCGGCGTTGATGGCGGGGCGCACGCCGGCGTTGAACAGGTCGGTTTCCAGGAAGATCTGGCCGTCGGTGATCGAGATCACGTTGGTGGGCACGAAGGCCGACACGTCGCCTGCCTGGGTTTCGATGATCGGCAGCGCGGTCAGCGAGCCGGTCTTGCCCTTGACGGCGCCGTTGGTGAACTTCTCGACGTATTCTTCGTTGACGCGCGCGGCGCGCTCGAGCAGGCGCGAGTGCAGGTAGAACACGTCGCCGGGGTAGGCTTCGCGGCCGGGCGGACGGCGCAGCAGCAGCGAGACCTGGCGGTAGGCCCAGGCTTGCTTGGTCAGGTCGTCATAGATGATCAGGGCGTCTTCGCCGCGGTCGCGGAAGTATTCGCCCATGGTGCAGCCGGCGTAGGCGGCCAGGTACTGCATGGCGGCCGAATCGGAAGCCGAGGCGGCCACGACGATGGTGTATTCCATGGCGCCGTGCTCTTCGAGCTTGCGCACCACGTTGTTGATGGTCGACGCCTTCTGGCCGATGGCGACGTACACGCAGGTGACGCCCTTGCCCTTCTGGCTGATGATGGTGTCGACGGCAACGGCGGTTTTACCGGTTTGGCGGTCGCCGATGATCAGTTCGCGCTGGCCGCGGCCGATCGGCACCATGGAGTCGATGGCCTTGATGCCGGTTTGCAGCGGCTGCGACACCGAGCGGCGGGCGATCACGCCAGGCGCCACTTTTTCGATGATGTCGGTTTCTTTGGTGTCGATGGGGCCCTTGCCGTCGATGGGCACGCCCAGCGTGTTGACCACGCGGCCCTTCAGTTCGGGGCCGACCGGCACTTCGAGGATGCGGCCGGTGGTCTTGACCTGGTCGCCTTCCGACACGCCGGTGTAGTCGCCCAGAATCACGGCGCCGACGGAGTCGCGCTCGAGGTTCAGCGCCACGCCGAAGACGTTGTTGGGAAATTCGAGCATTTCGCCCTGCATCACGTCGGACAGGCCGTGGATGCGGGTGATGCCGTCGGTTACGGACACGACGGCGCCCTGGGTGCGAATGTCAGCCGAAGCGCCCAGGCCCTCGATGCGGCTCTTGAGCAGTTCGCTGATCTCGGAGGGATTGAGTTGCATATTGACTCCTGGAATCCTGTTTGTCTGGCGTCAGGCGGCCAGCGTATCCCGCAAGCGGGCCAATTGAGCTTGTACGGAAGTATCGAGCACCTGGTCGCCAACCGCCACGCGCACGCCGCCGATGAGCGACTTATCGACCGTGACGCTGGGCTTGAGCTTGAGGCCTAACTTGGTTTCGAGCGCCTCGATCAGTTCCTTGACCTGGGCGTCGCTGAGTTCGAACGCGCTGGTGATTTCCGCCTGCGCCGTGCCTTCGTGGCGATTCTTCAGCGCGACGAATTGCTCGGCGATGACGGGCAGCAACAGCAGCCGGTCGTTGGCCACCAGCAGTTCGATGAAATTGCGAACGGCCTGGGGCAGCTGGGCCTTGACCAGGCCGGTAAACAGCCCGGTGCGCTGGGCATCGTCCAGGCGCGGATCGTTCATCGCTTCGCGCACGTCGGGATGGGCGGCCAACTGGGCCAGCTCGCCGATCAGGTCGGACCAGGCCGGCAAGCCGGCCTTGTCGTCACGCGCCACGCTGAAAATCGCTTCAGCGTAGGGCCGGGCAACAGTGGAAAGTTCAGCCATGGCGTTCCTGGATTAAAGCTGCGCCTTGAGCTGGTTGAGCAGCTCGGCGTGGGCGCGGGCGTCGACCTCGCGCTTGAGGATCTGTTCAGCACCCTTGACGGCCAGCGCGGCGACGTCGTCGCGCAGCGTATCGCGGGCACGCTGAACTTCCTGCGCGGCATCCTGTGCCGCCTGGGCGACGATGCGGGCGCGTTCAGCTTCG
This genomic window from Bordetella petrii contains:
- a CDS encoding primosomal protein N', yielding MPDAPGGSGLHADIWVRVALDVPLAGLFDYRAQAVVPVGTRVIVPFGRRKLVGVVVDNPGQPSVDAAQVRDVEQVLQDLPPLPADWLRLARFAADYYQRPLGEVMLPAMPPPLRKPSAYQGKRSGQGPVARLEARKPKAAAAPTPPDQAPELNADQQAAVEAVAGLAGFKPVLLHGVTGSGKTEVYLRAAQRVLAAGRQVLLLVPEINLTPQLEGALRARLESVLGADGLAVMHSGLSDGERLQAWVRAQRGQARMLLGTRMAIFAPLAELGLIVIDEEHDASYKQQDGLRYSARDLAVWRARDLDIPVVLGSATPSLESWHHASRGHYLRLALPGRARASSLPAVRLIDTRRLAMRQGMSPQLTDAIGQRLERGEQSLVFLNRRGYAPVLHCASCAWVSHCPRCSAFTVLHRTSGRGHRLHCHHCGYQAPVPRACPECGDQDLEPMGRGTQRVEEHLAELFPQARISRIDADSTRLKGSAQTLFAAVHAGEVDILVGTQMVAKGHDFARLGLVGVLNADSMLFAHDFRAPERLFAQLMQVAGRAGRHSGGGEVLIQTGYPEQPVYQALLRHDYAGFARHALEERETTGLPPFAYQALLTSEARELAQALAFLQQARALAADSDFPGIAALTLYDPVPLRVVRVANIERAQLLLESTSRPALQAFLAAWSVYLPAMAAEARVRWQLEVDPLEI
- the hemE gene encoding uroporphyrinogen decarboxylase, translated to MSAAPLKNDVFLRALLREPVPYTPIWLMRQAGRYLPEYNATRARAGSFMGLAQNPDYAAEVTLQPLARYDLDAAILFSDILTVPHAMGLGLDFAPGEGPRFARPLRTEDDVARLAVPDMESLRYVFDAVAVIRRELDGKVPLIGFAGSPWTIACYMVEGRGSDDYRLIKTMLYARPDLLHRILDINAQATLRYLNAQIQAGAQAVMLFDSWGGVLADGLFQQFSLAYTRKVVDGLVREHQGRRVPVIVFTKGGGQWLESIAGCGCDAVGLDWTVNLGQARQRTGDAVALQGNLDPMTLFGGGAAIRAEARRTLDAFGPVGKGGHVFNLGHGISQYTPPEVVAELVDEVHTYSRAMHA
- a CDS encoding helix-turn-helix domain-containing protein, encoding MRETLDCAVLMTPGHEAWVQDWVGRQQGQQGRLRLHAQELSALAPGAPDTRLLARARLALRRFDGCLVPVAPASLSWVRTVLANAGGGPRTPLVALVFDITAPAILDLLALGAADFIRAPACTDELRARLIRLRRAVQPAAMPVPPGTPGSAAGAPRVPSATYAVREPAPLYGARTASRRAATRARLESALAALHAQEAIQDDEPFRQAKARVVAGFEREYLRRALSRHAGNVARAARASSKHRRAFWALMRKHRIDAAPYRQGADGRPGAPG
- a CDS encoding F0F1 ATP synthase subunit epsilon; its protein translation is MATLQVDVVSAEEAIFAGEAKFVTLPGEAGELGILPGHTPLISRIRPGTVKIVRTDGGEENIFVAGGILEVQPGMVTVLADTAIRAADLDEARAVEAREKAEEALRNAKDKADIAVVEAELAMLAAQAIAARKLRQTRNTH
- the atpD gene encoding F0F1 ATP synthase subunit beta; the encoded protein is MSNGTIVQCIGAVVDIQFPRDQMPKIYEALTLADDTSPFAEKGLTLEVQQQLGDGVVRTIALGSSDGLRRGMKVAGTGAPISVPVGTGTLGRIMDVLGRPIDEAGAIEHEEKRAIHQDAPRFDELSPSVELLETGIKVIDLVCPFAKGGKVGLFGGAGVGKTVNMMELINNIAKQHSGLSVFAGVGERTREGNDFYHEMEESKVLDKVAMVFGQMNEPPGNRLRVALTGLTMAEKFRDEGRDILFFVDNIYRYTLAGTEVSALLGRMPSAVGYQPTLAEEMGKLQERITSTKTGSITSIQAVYVPADDLTDPSPATTFQHLDSTVVLSRDIAALGIYPAVDPLDSSSRQLDPQVVGEEHYEVARGVQQTLQRYKELRDIIAILGMDELSPDDKQAVARARKIQRFLSQPFHVAEVFTGSPGKYVPLAETIRGFKMIVEGECDALPEQAFYMVGTIDEAFEKAKKLQ
- the atpG gene encoding F0F1 ATP synthase subunit gamma, whose translation is MPGIKEIRTKIKSVQNTRKITKAMEMVAASKMRKAQERMRAGRPYATKVREIAAHLMQANPEYRHPYLTERDAKAVGVVLVTTDKGLCGGLNTNVSRVTLAKLKEFEQRGIRVQTTAFGNKGLGLLTRIGANLVSQEVQLGDKPDLDRLLGAIKVQLDAYLSGEIDALYVASTRFINTMKQEPVFLRLLPLASGLDDPFQTGAEALAETAEVKSNYGWDYIYEPDAKSVIDDLLQRYVEGLLYQAVAENMASEQSARMVAMKAASDNAKKVIGDLQLVYNKTRQAAITKEISEIVGGAAAV
- the atpA gene encoding F0F1 ATP synthase subunit alpha encodes the protein MQLNPSEISELLKSRIEGLGASADIRTQGAVVSVTDGITRIHGLSDVMQGEMLEFPNNVFGVALNLERDSVGAVILGDYTGVSEGDQVKTTGRILEVPVGPELKGRVVNTLGVPIDGKGPIDTKETDIIEKVAPGVIARRSVSQPLQTGIKAIDSMVPIGRGQRELIIGDRQTGKTAVAVDTIISQKGKGVTCVYVAIGQKASTINNVVRKLEEHGAMEYTIVVAASASDSAAMQYLAAYAGCTMGEYFRDRGEDALIIYDDLTKQAWAYRQVSLLLRRPPGREAYPGDVFYLHSRLLERAARVNEEYVEKFTNGAVKGKTGSLTALPIIETQAGDVSAFVPTNVISITDGQIFLETDLFNAGVRPAINAGISVSRVGGAAQTKVIKKLSGGIRTDLAQYRELAAFAQFASDLDDATRRQLERGKRVVELLKQPQYQPLQVWELAVTLYTVNNGYLDDVDVAQVLAFEKSLKDQLKAKHAGLIQRVEDTKELSKDDEAELAAAIQDFKKHGAF
- a CDS encoding F0F1 ATP synthase subunit delta — its product is MAELSTVARPYAEAIFSVARDDKAGLPAWSDLIGELAQLAAHPDVREAMNDPRLDDAQRTGLFTGLVKAQLPQAVRNFIELLVANDRLLLLPVIAEQFVALKNRHEGTAQAEITSAFELSDAQVKELIEALETKLGLKLKPSVTVDKSLIGGVRVAVGDQVLDTSVQAQLARLRDTLAA